Proteins from a genomic interval of Rosa chinensis cultivar Old Blush chromosome 2, RchiOBHm-V2, whole genome shotgun sequence:
- the LOC112190603 gene encoding LOW QUALITY PROTEIN: mogroside IE synthase (The sequence of the model RefSeq protein was modified relative to this genomic sequence to represent the inferred CDS: substituted 1 base at 1 genomic stop codon) yields the protein MKMEKRSQMQIGGAHVLVFPYPVQGHICPMVEFSKRLGSKGVRVTVIITTVSAATKSMKQLLAAQPKNTSFRIELISDGSEHLQKSETAEEYLDRFRSVTMQNLSNLITNIKNKSATHAFVNNDSSDEDDDDYPLKCIVYHSGMPWVLDVARQHGMDGAPFFTCSSVVTAIFQHFYEGVFKIPSKDAAARASSTTMLMPSMSAPLGLNDLPSFLSDVDAYPTYLKLTMNQFSNIGEVKWIFYSTFEKLEDKVVKWMESQDWPVKTIGPTIPSTFLDXRLEDEKEYSLSLFKPDVETSMKWLDSKEAGSVVYVSFGSLANLKKEKMEELAWGLNNSNYHFLWVIKESEKEKLPINFFEEISEKGLVVSWCSQLQVLAHKAVGCFVTHCGWNSILEALSLGVPMVAVPQWADQTTNAKFVVDVWKVGVRVKLNEKGLITK from the exons atgaaaatggagaaaagaTCACAAATGCAAATAGGTGGTGCTCATGTACTAGTGTTTCCTTATCCAGTTCAAGGCCACATTTGCCCGATGGTTGAGTTCTCCAAACGCCTTGGCTCAAAGGGTGTTAGGGTCACTGTAATCATCACAACCGTCTCTGCAGCCACCAAGTCCATGAAGCAACTACTGGCAGCTCAACCCAAAAACACCTCTTTCAGGATCGAGCTCATTTCTGACGGCTCCGAACACCTCCAAAAGTCGGAAACTGCTGAAGAATACCTCGACCGTTTCAGAAGTGTCACTATGCAAAATCTATCCAACCTCATCACCAACATTAAGAACAAGAGTGCTACTCATGCCTTCGTCAACAATGATAGtagtgatgaagatgacgacgacTACCCCCTCAAGTGCATCGTTTACCACTCGGGCATGCCCTGGGTGTTAGACGTAGCGCGACAACATGGCATGGATGGAGCTCCATTTTTTACTTGTTCGTCTGTGGTCACTGCCATCTTTCAGCACTTCTATGAGGGAGTGTTCAAGATTCCTTCAAAAGATGCTGCAGCTAGAGCATCTAGTACCACAATGCTAATGCCTTCCATGTCCGCACCCCTAGGGTTGAATGATCTACCATCGTTTCTTTCTGATGTTGATGCCTACCCAACTTATCTTAAACTTACCATGAACCAGTTCTCCAATATTGGAGAAGTTAAATGGATCTTCTATAGCACTTTTGAGAAGTTGGAGGACAAG GTAGTTAAATGGATGGAAAGTCAGGACTGGCCCGTGAAAACAATAGGACCAACAATTCCCTCAACGTTTTTGGACTAGCGTTTGGAAGATGAGAAAGAGTATAGTCTTAGCCTGTTCAAGCCTGATGTGGAGACTAGCATGAAGTGGCTAGACTCCAAGGAAGCTGGCTCGGTGGTCTATGTATCATTTGGAAGCTTGGCCAAcctaaaaaaggagaaaatggAGGAACTAGCATGGGGTCTAAATAATAGTAACTACCACTTCTTGTGGGTAATCAAAGAGTCAGAAAAGGAAAAGCTTCCTATCAATTTTTTCGAGGAGATATCAGAGAAGGGCCTTGTTGTGAGTTGGTGCTCCCAACTGCAAGTCCTGGCTCACAAGGCCGTGGGATGCTTTGTTACTCACTGTGGTTGGAATTCGATACTCGAGGCGTTGAGCTTGGGAGT